CaaagagaaaaatatatggaGCCTACAATCTCTCTTTTTCCCCTCTGATCTTGTAATGTGAGTTCATGATGTCGTATGTTTGTGATTTCTATTGATGATGCAAGCCTTGTACGAATTGATTTGAATATATTTTCATATCGGAATAACTTTTGATAAAAGTGTTAACATAGTATTGAAAACACaactttaaataaattttaatatggaGGGATgacaaacctcaatactagagaAGGGATGCCCTTATGATAAGAGCTCAAAATCTCACCCTCAGTTCCATTAGGATTATAATTTCtattgtgcaaattaatgcgccACGGAACCGTGATCATTACAATGCAGCAACTAATGATAAACAATACAAAAACACAATTACATAGATAATAAGGAAAGTAAtaaacaatgacacaagaattagGGTGGTTCGGTAAAATGACTATGTCCACGAAAGCAAAGGACAGCTAAAATTAACTATTAATCAAAACCAGTGTtacaacattatatatatatatatatatatatatatatatatatatgttaacccTACACGTATAGAGAGATTAGAAAGTTCCCTCAATACCCCTGTATCAACCTCTTGAGGATTTGCCTCCaaatccccaacctattgatcttcccaattcaaaattcaaaaataacactgaacaaaatcgtcaacggtttcttACTGAGATTAAATTGTCGATGTAACCGTTgatcaaaccgtcaacgatttcttCCTTAGACTAATATCGTTGATGTAGTCGTCAACTCACCATGCAAACAGTCGACGATTTTCTTCTACAGACCAACTTTCTTATTTTTTCCTCATCATGCTTTATCtatgcatgtgttccactcaatatgagccgcATACTGCAACAATTTCACCTTTCTTTTCCTCAATTAtctataaaagaaaaagaaactatGAGATAGAGGACCACCCAAATGACTTTTCACTAAATCCAATCTTTTAATTCTATGATCTATATTTCTATTTTCTGAATCACGAAATTGCATTACAACTATCCTAAATAGATATATATTACTGTGGAATTAACCTCTTTGCAAATACTACCTGAAAAATACTCAATATTTTTCATACATTAATAGATTAGATATCTCCATTTTTTGGCTTATGCTTTTGCATTATAAACCTAGATAATATGTGGGCCACTTTCACAGTTGTTCCACATGTTCTCAACTCTATATCAACTTGTTTTTTGGCCTTATATATATAtgctatttttttgtttttgttttctttcgtCCAATTATCATTAGCTTTGTAGGAGTTTGGCATGGTGCCAAATAGTCTATGAACTCTCCACGTAAGCCCCTTTTATTCTTTTTCTGATTGGCCACATAAGGCCCATTTGTTTTGTCTGTTTGGGACTATACATGACAATGGGGGTGCTTGGCTTCGAATACTACAATCCCACCATTCACATTTGTTATCCGGGATAGGGATTAGATTAGTTATGGGCATGGACACATGTTCATCTTACACCTTAAGAGTCAGTTTggataaaaaaacaaaaaaaaaatttggagaaagaagtgaaaaacacaaaaaataagaaagaaattcattttctattcattttctaataaaattgaaaattaaaaaaaattaatgctaatgatatataaaattaaatttttatttattattttatttttttctcatttccTAAATAActaaatgcaaaaaaataaatttctttataattttctttccttaatatttttcaagtcccaAACAGATCTAAGAACTTTGTAATCTTTTTCATGATCAATGGTATTCGGCTACAATTAAAACTTTGTATTTGTTGAGCTAAATCACTTCCAATGGTATATGAATTTTAATTCtgttctcatgaaaaaaaaagtGCACATTAAAGAAGAGATAACACTGCGCTTGTACGTATGAAATTCTAACTTGAGAAGTGACCTTTGATAAGTTTACATTTTGGATGAAGTTGAAATCTATCTCGCCCAAACAGAGTGTAATTAAGTGCTTAATTACCCGCCACGATCTCCCTATCTCTGTCTCTATCTGGGAATGTACGTATCTCAAGTCTCAACTACGAGTCTGTTCTCTACGAGTCAGCAAGCAAACGTATATTTCTGAGTTTGTTGGTCAAACAGTATTTGTGATTGAGGCTTCTCCCTCTTTCATTACTCCTTCATAAACCTCTCGAGCTTTTTCATTCCTCTTCTTccaattcttctctctctctctctctctctctctctctctctctctctctctctcattctacACTGCGGTGCAGTACTTAAGATCGAGTTATGGACAGACATCACCGCAAGCAATTCAAAATCATCACCACGGCTGAATCTGAAGGTCAGTAACTGCTTGTTTGGCATATGAgaaagaaacataaataaatgaaTCTTTTCCCTTACTCTATTTATGGTTTTGTATAAATATCATTTGACAAACCAAACAGCTCATAATTTTTTTCTGAAAAGTTTAAGAGGGTTCTGTGGATCGTGCTAGAGCATAATATACTTTGGTTGAAATGGATGGATGGCAGAGGTAAGCAGCATAGAGTGGGAGAATATAAGCATGAGCGAGCAGGAAGAAGATCTTATCCTCAGAATGCATAGGCTTGTTGGGGAcaggtaattaattaattaattaattaagccaTTGCTACTTGATATTTAATTTATTTGCAATTTCTGTATTATCATATGTGTGTATAAATAGGATTaattcttataattttttttaatatttgaaacttttttgGAAATCAGTATGAAAGTTTATAAATTCAACTTAGTTTACGGGTCTCATAGGAACAAGTCACGGGAGAAATTATTCGATCTCCAACTTTTTATTCGATATCCTAGAACAACCAAGGAGAATCAAATCCTTATAATTCGCTTTGGAAGGCAAATTACGAGATGTTATATTACAGAAAAATAATAAACTTGATGATTAATTAGGGGCCATGCATGAATTTATAGAGTAATATTTAAACGGAGCCCATGAATAGGATTTTTTTCCTTGTAGTCAATAATTTGAATTATACAAAATTATACATTAATCTttcttgtacttttttttttcaattttttttatcccaagacaaaatttgtgcacccccatatatattagaaatataatagaagaaaaaaaaatacttattaataaaattaatattaaataaaaacacaaatactTATCGGAAGTTGAGACTTGGAAGGACCGTTGCCTTTAAAGCCGATTTCGCGCCTACAAAGAACATTGcttaaaattaagaaattaagaATAATTTCCATTATATGAATACAAAATTACTAAAGTAGTAGTTAATATCGTAAAAAATGTTAAAACTAAAatgttaaatttaatatatatttaaagaaaaaataaaatcaatgacTATTATATAATATTCATTCaataaatatgttttaaaatttaaaaatccaaCATTTTGCATTATTAGAAATATATTACAATCTTAAATACTTTCGTCCTTAATCTCATGCTTGAAAGCTTGACattctaaatttaaatttgtatcaATGTAGATAAATTTAATATAAAGTGGAACTAAAATTCATTTAAacatacaaaaaaatttatattttaaaaaaaaaattgggctcataaatacattttaaactttcatattcaaaattaaatttaaatttatataaatttgtgtaaaatagaaaaatataaaattaattaaatgatcaTACACGACCCTTATCCCTATTTTAATGAACGTTGAAGTTAACGTGGCATATATGGACCCAGCTCCATTGAAAATCGCTGTATAATAAATCCTACCTTATCacaaaaatactttataataaaaaataaaaaaaattatattttataaccACGCTTGCCACGCCAGTGGATCCGGGGTGTTCCCCTAGATTTACTTGtcctaaatttaaaaatataataataataataataataaaataataataataataataaagacaaaAAGTTGTGGGGTTTAGTTGTgaaaagtattttttatttttattttagtgtttaaaaaagtataaaaagctaattaatttttttatgacTAGTTTGCTTCGATGGAATAGTTAATCCTTGGATTAAGATGGAGTATAGTTTAAACTTTTGAAATCAAAAAAATAGTTATTTCTTgtacattcataattattttatttaacatgtaataagaagAAAATAAACATCTTCATAATAATGTTTcgtatttttatttgttttataataatagtataattTCTTATAACTAACGAACTAAAATTAATCTATTCTTGAAAATAGACATTTTTGGAACCAAGCATAactttaattttataatttttttggaCAAATAAATACATAACAAAATTTTTTGGCaatatttgattgaaaaaatagttttattttttttaactttttaaaataattacaaagatgctatattgtttttaaatttttaaatttatattgaaaagttattattattattattattattattattattattattgagtataaaaaattaaaatttagataTTGGACTTTTATTACATGAATTATGTATTAAGTTTTGTTAATatccatacaaatttaaattaagggtaaaatttcaattttcaaaaaataacacTTCAcccttgaatttttaaaaattacaaaaaaaaaaaatcccttgaaAAACAAGTAGACCAACACTATTGGTTCCTTGGTATAGTATTAATTTAGAGACCAATTAACATGTAATAATTTGGTAAACTAACTGCACCTAAGTAAATAACAGGATAGTGGCGACTCCGTCCaacttataatattataatttctcgtCATTCCGGCCCCTTCTTCAGGACAGAAAAACTTACATCtccttttctaattttaatttataaaaaaataaatttcgaaagtttattttattttattttttacaccatgtttgataagttacttgaatttaaaaatattgaactatatTTTATTCGTTTTACAATATGTTCAGTCATtaagtttttatgaaaattacatcaAATAAACTTCTTGTAGTATTTGAATTACTATGTATTTCTAtgaatttttagtaatttttatttttcctatttttttaaaaaaaataatagtagtaatttGTTTTTGTTATGATGTTGTCAATTGGTTGATTTAAAGGGACTCAATCGGATAGATTAGTTAATTTGAGAATCAATTAGGTTTTCGATTCACTTAATTAGTTTTAAAACttaatgttgatttttttttcaatttaatttatcaaataggaattgtttgaaaaataccattttattatgattaaaattatatatttttttcatatatatataacggTTGACTAACGGTCAATTAATGGAAAgtttattttatcaataaaattaatCCTCAAGAAGCTCTttatagtttttaaaaatataggaGGTGAAGTGTCACACCCCAAACCTGTAGATGGGTCtcaggtgtgatttagtaacctaacatgtctctatatattttaaaacatacatgatactacttTGAATGAGAGTCCGACCCCGAGGGGTACatataaaccctatacacaatcacatacatatccatacacatcaaatatgcagcggaaatatTCTTTTTAATATATACCTCATACTATATCagagtctatgctccaaaatatAGTATATaccccgagtgtctacaaaacccaacaatgacaactcggttacaaaatcCGTACTTACTCAAGTACTCTACGCAACTAACCAACACCCACGCTCCCGAACGTTAGGATGATAGTTacagctactcgaaggacctaaaaaatatttgtatattcaggatgagacacctctcaataaggaagaaagcaggttatatcagtgtgtggcatacaagtgttatttcgacataaaacataacataatacaatttcagcattttcacaattcagttctcatacatacgataccaaacatacggtcagtgtcgttaCACTCAAGCACCTGATACCTTACAATAACTAAAGTCTCACAGTGATATCATTGccagtacggtgtccactcacacccatcggtgaccaaccggaacaaaTAAGCGATATTTCAcatcctcggatatagagttagaCACTCTGAACCCATgatatttagccgagacatggcgtcaatgtacggtaattagcagcccctagctgttttacaaaacgtggaacaattttggaactcatgttcctatacccatcagcgtacggtaattagccgcccctaactattttacaaaacctgcaacattttacatacaacatttcattccacacttatttgagtatacaacaatcatatcgttttcaattctaGAAATATAGTTTAATGCAAATACAGGTatggtcatctcattactacagttttatacaacatatgattttccaacagaaatagagatgatacttaaaacccccaattttcccaaaaactgtaacccaaaaatctcgcattttcacctgatagattttcctaaacaagtagccaaaacatacatacaatcgtaaactacaagtttaccgatcctaatttcaaaattaactgatataaaaaaaatccccttaccttttcccgaataccaaaatacgaatctgactccaaaacaacgaaccgagttcccaaaacctaaacatccaagaactatacttcactacaattcttacaactacatatataccgaaacgaaactgaaatcggacttttacctcggttttgggtcaaaacccaaaaatcctctaAACAACTTTTCGATCCACTATAAATGTAGaaattctcctcctgatccacgtggtaacgtcaaATCGTTGATTTTGGAAATAGACGGCCCGaaatcctaaagagagagagagagagagagagagaaagagttttcgagttctagagagagagagtttttggtttcttaaccattaagcaggtgaaataagatatttataaccctttgacccggccagccttgtcgacgagacggcgtcctcatcgatgagcctcaaaaggaagttcgtcgacgtcacggtggcctcgtcgacaagcctgggATTTTAggatttcccgaaatctctcggcATATCCTCGTCGACGGGCTACTAAATCTCGTCGCCAAGCTGCACAAGAGACTTCCTCAACGAGCAAAGaagcctcgttgatgagccctactgatttttaccttttaaattttctttctcttttcctcatctatttaatacacttatctcgggtcgggttcttacaacctccccttcttacaaaaatttcatcctcgaaatttgtaatctctcatttaccaattCAATTACATACCCAACGCAtactcgactctagaaagagtcggcgaccacccacatagtagccccgtcccaaatacatacataccctcacttatggcggaggaataccgtggttacatacatacactaccTTGAGAGCTCataatattacaaaactctcccaaagactaaccacacatcaTTACTACGATAAAAgaatataacatacatacatacccataccgatcctGCTACCCAAAACTTCtactcaaaacaattgtggatgTTTCCGGTGTATTTCCATctctaactcctaagaagcttcctcaactgcatgattccgccacagtactttcactaacggtatctccttggtacgcaacctTTGAACTTTACAATCCAaaatctgaacaggtatctcttcatacgccaaagcatcttcaatctctaaggatttgtaactaatcacatgtgacgaatccagcacgtacctcctcaacatggatacgtgaaacacatcatggatcctcgagagtgttgggggtagtgcaatcctataggccacCAGACCCACTCATTCCAATACAACGAATGGTCtcatatacctcgggctcagcttgtaacaccccgaccccgagggacctgggatattaactctttactactgatttacagtggaagcaaataaactcgattcttattaaaccagagcgctaattattcatgttacaatcacttatttcaaaagaagaaaattacacaaacgtaaatatctgaaatcatactatatttctaataaatctttatttttctaatccccacccgcatgcttgctaagcctgatttccgacatgtccttcagagttatctgaaataaaatatgattggggtgagacgacgctcagtaagtaaataagattattattagtgtgtggctaaaatgagcttttaaagaatttcgtaaaacaatatttaataatataacttcaagactgcttttagaataaatataaatttaaaaatttctgcataaaacttttgtcatcaatttcaacagtaaatttttataatcatatattataactgctaaattaaacttttaactttaaaactgtaaaaacatttaatgataaacatacatatacttttccttatacgttttccttagatcgtcatttaagcaccagaatgatccttttcacgtaaacttatacttttccttcaaatcatcagtaacttgtatacgtaattaaatatgtataaacatatattataaaaaccacccttaggcctgtttgccgtaagtcatgtttacccccatgactgggttgtgcggtccgaagactggacttagcttggctggccgaccaaactaaatcaacgtacgtaaactttaagtgagattttccttattaagtcctggacttaaaccaggtgtgcactcaggagaaatccactaacataaataaccactctgtaaacagtgtgggtgcactctgatccgtataaactttaagctgcggtaccgagcatctgtaactttgaactttcgttgccataaggggtttgaaaatcatcttattataatttatgcaatttaaaataatatcgtgaaaatctcatctttactcatatttacataaaaaatgtaacgtagaaataaactcatgccacacaatttttgtgttaaaaatatatataattttatttttgaatagaaagaaatgctgaaaatttacccgaagggattggaacattttttaacccaaaaatagatgcaagtatattaaagatagaactggtataattaaatatgcgtaaaaataaactcatggaaattttgtggaactaagtaacataattaaaatttacgtacaaaataaactcgggtatgaatttaaaataaaaagaaactaacataatcaaaatttacttacaaataaactcgggtataaattttgaataaaaatactaacataatcaaatttacttacaaataaactcgggtataaattttgaataaaaatactaacataatcaaatttacttaccttcttcttttaccgtgtgctacgaacacaataattatctttaagaaatgagatcggaaaaagtgggtgattaagaatttattcaaaaattctctctccaccacaaattctttcactcactaatccttctcttccttggaaaattgttgtgaaaaatgaaggttgagagctccctatttataggaaaattttggggaagaaatagaatttataaaagtgtggggagataggtgaaattatcattttaaaaattaaagaatgggcaaggtatgggttgagtggaggctatttaggagtgcttgccaccattcccactaaataaatttttaattaattactttcctaattaattaatccattacctaactaattattttattattttattatttttcttaatcattattatcattattattatcattgttattaattttaaacttgagtggaggccatttgggagtgcttgccaccattctcactaaataaatttttaattaattacttaccttattaattaatccattacctaactaattattttattattttattatttttcttaatcattattattatcattgttattaattttaaactatatttagtatttattt
The Malania oleifera isolate guangnan ecotype guangnan chromosome 13, ASM2987363v1, whole genome shotgun sequence DNA segment above includes these coding regions:
- the LOC131145427 gene encoding MYB-like transcription factor ETC3, translating into MDRHHRKQFKIITTAESEEVSSIEWENISMSEQEEDLILRMHRLVGDRWDLIAGRIPGRTAEEIERFWILRSHHKKEASKRIS